From Verrucomicrobiota bacterium, one genomic window encodes:
- a CDS encoding adenylate/guanylate cyclase domain-containing protein, whose product MNLTFRAKLLLTMSFLVIGVVGITLLVTEWRVQMLYEDIFRDQFNSRIEFLVQKHDEPLRLAREASQNLVKLVATNDVFLDALKGTVRMDRADRGEQPADLMNRLAQLQLGDAMSRLKDWKAAAPPPDAKKPMKNAMRRFGMTTNLVSAPLARNDSDPFFFFLDSHMQIVRGMENKPGLLSANLQRRALPRITSVATTILRQDRQQVGFLAPPEPERSNARVREVIFTPLKDKSNRPVGVLVMGFAFSDQLERDLNLLSRLSDGAELFSGIWLDGQIYSSLLDQDMRAKLGVEIEKRAGKSADEHQSFLFKYHHDEYHVVFDRLNPESTLLPAYQVCLYSLAPAVQERRELRYMIAGTGMFALSLALFVSLFVARSLAVPISELASATVEIEKGNFNVKVPVRSHDELGRLVMSFNEMAEGLAEKERYRSVLNVVADKNVVAELTSGKLSLGGELREVTVLFCDIRSFTELTHDMPAGEIVQLLNEHMTIMTQVVYEHGGVVDKFVGDLVMALFGAPHRTGEDAYQAARCAVRMIQERVKLNQTSRYAVDIGIGIATGDMVVGCMGSTDRMIYTVIGARVNLASRLCSVAGRMEIMVDQKTTEKLGSIITVETIPPLTLKGFSEPVNAFNLKAVHSQPSDDTP is encoded by the coding sequence ATGAATCTGACGTTTCGCGCCAAGTTGCTGTTGACCATGTCGTTCCTGGTAATTGGGGTGGTGGGTATTACCTTGTTGGTGACGGAGTGGCGCGTGCAAATGCTGTACGAGGACATTTTCCGGGATCAGTTTAATTCGCGCATTGAGTTCCTGGTGCAAAAACACGACGAGCCGTTGCGGCTGGCGCGGGAAGCCTCGCAAAATCTGGTAAAACTGGTTGCCACCAATGATGTCTTTTTGGATGCTCTCAAAGGCACCGTCCGGATGGATCGGGCGGATCGCGGGGAACAACCGGCTGACTTGATGAACCGGTTGGCCCAGCTTCAATTGGGAGACGCCATGTCGCGGTTGAAAGATTGGAAAGCAGCCGCACCGCCACCGGATGCAAAGAAACCGATGAAGAATGCAATGCGGCGCTTCGGCATGACCACCAACCTGGTATCCGCACCACTCGCCCGCAATGACAGTGACCCGTTCTTCTTTTTTCTCGATAGTCACATGCAGATTGTGCGCGGCATGGAAAACAAGCCGGGATTGCTCTCGGCGAACCTGCAACGACGCGCACTGCCCAGGATCACCAGCGTGGCCACAACCATCCTGCGCCAGGATCGGCAACAGGTCGGTTTTCTGGCTCCGCCAGAGCCGGAGCGAAGCAATGCCCGGGTGCGGGAAGTGATTTTTACCCCCCTCAAGGATAAGTCCAACCGCCCGGTGGGCGTGCTGGTGATGGGGTTTGCTTTTTCGGATCAATTGGAACGCGACTTGAATCTTTTGAGCCGGCTGAGCGATGGGGCAGAGTTGTTCAGTGGTATCTGGCTGGATGGTCAGATTTATTCTTCGTTGCTGGATCAGGATATGCGAGCGAAATTGGGGGTGGAAATCGAGAAACGAGCTGGCAAATCTGCCGATGAACACCAATCCTTTTTGTTTAAATATCACCACGATGAATATCATGTCGTTTTTGATCGGTTAAACCCGGAATCCACGTTGCTGCCCGCCTATCAGGTGTGCCTGTATTCACTGGCCCCGGCGGTGCAAGAGCGGCGCGAATTACGTTACATGATTGCCGGAACGGGCATGTTTGCCCTGTCGTTGGCGCTGTTCGTCAGCCTGTTTGTCGCGCGCAGTCTCGCGGTGCCCATCTCGGAACTGGCGTCTGCCACGGTGGAGATTGAAAAAGGCAATTTCAATGTGAAGGTGCCGGTGCGGAGCCATGACGAATTGGGGCGGCTGGTCATGTCCTTCAATGAAATGGCGGAGGGGCTGGCGGAAAAAGAACGGTATCGCAGCGTGCTGAATGTGGTGGCGGATAAAAACGTGGTGGCGGAATTGACCTCTGGAAAACTTTCACTCGGCGGCGAGTTGCGCGAGGTCACAGTGCTGTTCTGCGACATTCGCAGCTTTACGGAACTGACGCATGACATGCCAGCCGGGGAAATCGTGCAGTTACTCAATGAGCATATGACGATCATGACCCAGGTGGTCTATGAACACGGCGGGGTGGTGGATAAGTTTGTGGGCGACTTGGTCATGGCGCTCTTTGGTGCGCCGCATCGTACGGGTGAAGACGCTTATCAGGCGGCGCGGTGTGCCGTGCGAATGATCCAGGAACGGGTGAAACTGAACCAAACCAGCCGTTACGCGGTGGATATCGGCATCGGCATTGCCACCGGTGACATGGTGGTGGGATGCATGGGTTCCACCGACCGCATGATTTACACCGTGATTGGCGCACGCGTGAACCTGGCATCCCGGCTTTGTTCAGTGGCAGGCCGCATGGAAATCATGGTGGATCAAAAAACCACGGAAAAACTTGGCTCGATCATTACCGTCGAGACCATCCCCCCGCTGACCCTCAAGGGCTTCAGCGAACCGGTAAACGCCTTCAACTTGAAAGCGGTGCATTCACAGCCAAGTGACGACACCCCATAG